In one window of Ketogulonicigenium robustum DNA:
- a CDS encoding MgtC/SapB family protein, translated as MIGFEREVNNRPAGLRTHILIAVGACLFALVAFELIDVVQRDATAVSGDPLRLISAITSGAAFLAAGSIITSGGRVQGLTTGAGMWMAGAIGLACGIGRIGLAAMATVLVLAVLLALSPLKRKLGQPDDDD; from the coding sequence ATGATCGGGTTTGAGCGCGAGGTGAACAACCGCCCCGCTGGCCTGCGCACGCATATCCTCATTGCCGTGGGCGCGTGCCTGTTCGCCTTGGTCGCGTTCGAGTTGATCGACGTTGTCCAGCGCGATGCGACCGCCGTATCGGGCGACCCGCTGCGATTGATCAGCGCCATCACGTCGGGCGCGGCGTTTTTGGCGGCGGGGTCGATCATCACCAGCGGGGGCCGCGTGCAGGGGCTGACAACCGGCGCGGGCATGTGGATGGCCGGGGCCATCGGGCTGGCCTGCGGCATCGGGCGGATCGGGCTGGCGGCCATGGCCACCGTTTTGGTGCTGGCGGTGCTGCTCGCGCTATCGCCGCTGAAACGCAAACTGGGCCAGCCCGATGACGACGATTAA
- a CDS encoding nitrilase-related carbon-nitrogen hydrolase, whose protein sequence is MKLGVYQSAPTDGDTAGTFATIARVLADAAGQGAQMLLLPELMLPGYNHPALHAILAQSQGGPWIAQLQSIAAAAGCGITLGWAERAGTAVYNAVTAIGPDGKLLGHYRKIQLFGAMERASFTPSDDGYVTFDLHGRRFGLLICYDVEFAAHAAALRDRGARVILVPTANPAGYEHVQRVLVPARAYEARAIIAYANFSGDDAGLHFGGGSLVAGPDAGVMASAPADGPALLVVDLAAADAIDGALLSTQDADYRPQHATPPRQEN, encoded by the coding sequence ATGAAGCTGGGCGTCTACCAATCCGCGCCGACAGATGGTGACACTGCGGGGACCTTTGCAACGATCGCTCGCGTTTTGGCCGATGCGGCAGGGCAGGGTGCTCAGATGTTACTGCTGCCCGAGCTGATGCTGCCGGGCTACAACCACCCCGCGCTGCACGCCATCTTGGCGCAGTCGCAGGGTGGCCCTTGGATAGCCCAGTTGCAAAGCATTGCGGCCGCTGCTGGGTGTGGCATCACGCTAGGCTGGGCTGAGCGCGCGGGGACGGCCGTCTACAACGCCGTCACCGCCATCGGCCCCGATGGCAAATTGCTGGGCCACTACCGCAAAATCCAGCTGTTCGGCGCGATGGAGCGCGCGAGCTTTACCCCCAGCGACGACGGCTACGTGACGTTTGATCTGCACGGGCGCCGCTTTGGCTTGCTGATTTGCTATGACGTCGAATTTGCCGCCCACGCCGCCGCCCTGCGCGATCGCGGCGCCCGCGTGATATTGGTGCCGACGGCCAATCCGGCGGGCTACGAACACGTCCAGCGCGTCTTGGTGCCCGCCCGCGCGTACGAGGCGCGCGCCATTATCGCCTATGCCAATTTCAGCGGTGATGACGCTGGGCTGCACTTCGGCGGTGGCTCGTTGGTCGCAGGGCCGGATGCTGGCGTGATGGCCAGCGCCCCCGCCGATGGCCCCGCCCTGCTGGTCGTGGATCTTGCGGCAGCAGATGCCATCGATGGCGCGCTTTTGTCGACGCAAGATGCAGATTACCGACCGCAGCACGCTACCCCGCCCCGACAAGAAAACTGA
- a CDS encoding flavin monoamine oxidase family protein, with protein sequence MSHITAFGPDFPFAYDDWLTHPAGLGRIPAQAHGKRVAIIGAGAAGITAGYELMRLGLQPIIYESGRFGGRLRSEVFEGSDGVIAELGGMRFPISSRAFYHYVAATGSETAPFPNPLTSAAGSTVIDLEGETLFARTKDDLPPLYADVAAAYASALEEGAQFSALQDAIRARDSAAVKALWNPLVAAWDERTFYDFVTTSSAFSALDFRHREVFGQVGFGTGGWDSDFPNSMLEILRVNLTELDDNQFYIKGGVENVLHRLWRTPANCAHWGADMTLERLNSGATRSRAVGIARSGTGFAVTDQWGNRDAYDAVLVTCQSHLLTTSIQVDEDIFSQKLWMALDRTRYMQAAKTFVMVDRPFWHDINPTTGQPLLSMTLTDRITRGTYFFDNGPDQPAVICLSYAWMTDALKVLPIGAEARVKLALDALAKIYPGVDIASHIRGNPVCVSWEADENFLGAFKGALPGHYRYNCRMFGHFMQADMPPAQRGIFMAGDGVSFTPAWVEGAVQTALNAVWGIMTHFGGQSAPENPGPGDLYPQLGPVTLPD encoded by the coding sequence ATGTCACATATTACCGCATTCGGCCCCGACTTTCCCTTCGCCTATGACGATTGGCTGACCCATCCGGCGGGCCTTGGGCGGATCCCGGCGCAGGCTCACGGCAAGCGTGTCGCCATCATCGGCGCAGGGGCGGCAGGCATCACGGCGGGGTACGAGTTGATGCGCCTTGGGCTGCAGCCGATCATCTATGAATCCGGCCGCTTCGGGGGCCGCCTGCGGTCCGAGGTTTTCGAAGGCAGCGACGGCGTTATTGCTGAACTGGGCGGGATGCGTTTCCCCATCTCGTCGCGCGCGTTTTACCATTATGTAGCCGCGACTGGCAGCGAAACCGCCCCTTTCCCGAACCCGCTGACATCTGCCGCAGGGTCGACCGTCATCGACCTCGAGGGCGAGACCCTGTTCGCCCGCACGAAAGATGACCTGCCCCCCCTCTATGCCGATGTTGCGGCGGCCTACGCCAGCGCGCTCGAGGAAGGTGCCCAGTTTTCGGCGCTGCAAGACGCGATCCGCGCGCGGGACAGTGCAGCGGTGAAAGCCCTTTGGAATCCGTTGGTTGCTGCGTGGGACGAACGGACATTCTATGATTTCGTCACAACATCATCGGCTTTCAGCGCGCTTGATTTTCGCCATCGCGAGGTTTTCGGGCAGGTCGGCTTCGGCACCGGCGGGTGGGATTCCGACTTTCCCAATTCCATGCTCGAGATCCTGCGCGTGAACTTGACCGAGCTGGACGACAACCAGTTCTACATCAAAGGCGGCGTCGAAAACGTGCTGCACCGCCTGTGGCGCACGCCCGCCAACTGCGCCCATTGGGGCGCTGATATGACGTTGGAGCGTCTGAACAGCGGCGCGACCCGCAGCCGCGCCGTGGGCATTGCCCGCAGCGGCACGGGGTTCGCGGTGACCGACCAATGGGGCAACCGCGACGCGTATGACGCGGTGCTGGTGACGTGCCAAAGCCACTTGCTAACAACCTCGATCCAAGTGGACGAGGATATTTTCAGCCAAAAGCTGTGGATGGCGCTGGATCGCACCCGTTATATGCAGGCGGCCAAGACATTCGTCATGGTCGACCGCCCCTTCTGGCACGACATCAACCCAACCACCGGCCAGCCACTACTGTCGATGACGCTGACCGACCGTATCACGCGCGGCACCTATTTCTTTGACAACGGCCCTGACCAGCCCGCCGTGATTTGCTTATCCTATGCGTGGATGACCGATGCGCTGAAAGTGCTGCCCATCGGGGCCGAGGCGCGCGTGAAGCTGGCACTTGATGCGCTTGCCAAGATCTACCCCGGCGTCGATATTGCCAGCCACATCCGCGGCAACCCCGTTTGTGTCAGTTGGGAGGCGGACGAGAACTTCCTTGGCGCCTTTAAAGGCGCGTTGCCTGGCCATTACCGCTATAACTGCCGTATGTTCGGCCATTTCATGCAGGCCGATATGCCCCCCGCACAGCGCGGTATTTTCATGGCAGGCGACGGTGTCAGCTTTACCCCCGCGTGGGTCGAGGGGGCCGTGCAGACGGCCCTGAATGCGGTTTGGGGCATCATGACCCATTTCGGCGGGCAAAGCGCCCCCGAAAACCCGGGCCCCGGTGATCTTTACCCGCAGCTCGGCCCCGTCACATTGCCGGATTAA